A region from the Mucilaginibacter sp. CSA2-8R genome encodes:
- a CDS encoding NAD(P)/FAD-dependent oxidoreductase, which yields MERTKIKTVIVGGGFGGINVAQQLLKKSDNVDVTLVDRNNYNFFPPLLYQVATGFLDISNISYPYRRLFRDQPNFNFQMGELLSIQPEENKILLSTGEIHYDNLIIATGTTSNYFGMQNIERNALPMKTIDDAVALKNTLLQRLEDATLTKDEAERKRLTTIVVAGGGPTGVEVAGMLAELRQNIFKKDYPELAALPFDIYLIDGLPTLLTPMSKKSQEYTHKSLTAMGVNIKLNKKVVDFKNDRVSFDDGESIETKNLIWSAGVTSQRFEGMPAESYGRGNRLLVDAFNKVQGQGNIYAIGDNCLQTTDTAFPNGHPQVAQVAIQQGANLAQNIVATLKSGQQKPFTYHDKGSMAIIGRNKAVTDLPKPALHMNGFMAWLMWLFVHLISLVNFRNKLKTAYNWVAAYLTKDQHLRMIVKSNVKREQDVDYFM from the coding sequence ATGGAACGAACAAAAATAAAAACCGTAATTGTTGGCGGCGGCTTTGGTGGCATTAATGTAGCCCAACAACTTTTAAAAAAATCTGACAACGTTGACGTTACTCTCGTTGACCGTAACAATTATAATTTCTTCCCTCCCCTGCTTTACCAGGTTGCAACAGGCTTTTTAGATATTTCGAACATCAGCTACCCTTATCGCAGGTTGTTTAGAGATCAACCTAATTTTAACTTCCAGATGGGTGAATTACTATCTATTCAGCCTGAAGAAAATAAAATATTGCTGTCTACCGGCGAGATACATTACGACAATCTCATCATAGCAACCGGTACTACCAGCAATTACTTTGGCATGCAAAACATTGAAAGAAATGCATTGCCGATGAAAACGATTGATGACGCCGTTGCTTTAAAAAATACTTTGCTGCAAAGGCTTGAAGATGCCACATTAACCAAAGACGAGGCAGAGCGTAAAAGACTAACCACTATTGTTGTAGCAGGTGGTGGCCCTACCGGTGTTGAGGTTGCAGGTATGTTAGCCGAACTACGCCAAAACATTTTTAAGAAAGATTACCCTGAGCTGGCGGCTTTGCCATTTGATATTTACTTGATTGATGGCTTACCTACGTTGCTGACGCCAATGAGCAAAAAATCTCAGGAGTATACTCATAAATCGTTAACGGCAATGGGTGTAAATATCAAACTAAACAAAAAGGTAGTTGATTTTAAAAACGACCGGGTATCTTTTGATGACGGCGAAAGCATTGAAACCAAGAACTTGATTTGGTCTGCCGGGGTTACTTCTCAGCGCTTTGAAGGCATGCCTGCCGAAAGCTACGGTCGCGGCAATCGGTTACTGGTTGATGCCTTTAACAAGGTGCAAGGCCAGGGTAATATTTACGCCATTGGCGATAACTGTCTGCAAACTACAGATACGGCTTTCCCGAACGGACACCCGCAGGTAGCGCAGGTAGCTATACAGCAAGGCGCTAATTTGGCTCAAAACATTGTTGCTACCTTAAAAAGCGGCCAGCAAAAGCCGTTTACTTATCATGATAAAGGCTCGATGGCTATTATTGGCCGTAACAAGGCAGTTACCGATTTACCAAAACCGGCACTACACATGAACGGTTTTATGGCTTGGTTAATGTGGCTGTTTGTGCATCTCATTAGCTTGGTTAACTTCCGTAACAAACTTAAAACCGCTTACAACTGGGTTGCAGCTTACTTAACCAAAGATCAGCACCTGCGCATGATTGTAAAATCGAACGTAAAACGTGAGCAGGATGTAGATTACTTTATGTAA
- a CDS encoding YMGG-like glycine zipper-containing protein — protein sequence MKKIVFVLALIIPVLLSTVNVQAQRRMSSQAKGAIIGGAGGALLGGLIGHNLKGALIGAAVGAGGGYIVGNEHRRTVERRQVAYRTGYNNGYYTRYEGRPRYSRVYRTAYRRW from the coding sequence ATGAAAAAGATAGTTTTTGTTTTAGCCCTGATTATTCCCGTATTATTAAGCACGGTAAATGTGCAAGCGCAGCGTCGCATGAGCTCACAAGCTAAAGGTGCTATTATTGGCGGTGCAGGTGGTGCGTTATTGGGTGGGCTGATAGGCCATAACTTAAAAGGTGCGCTTATTGGAGCAGCCGTAGGTGCCGGTGGTGGTTACATTGTTGGTAATGAGCACCGCAGAACAGTAGAAAGAAGACAGGTAGCTTACCGCACCGGATATAACAATGGATATTATACCCGTTACGAGGGCCGTCCGCGTTATAGCCGTGTATATCGCACTGCTTACCGCAGATGGTAA
- a CDS encoding HAMP domain-containing sensor histidine kinase: MTKAGFAAILKKWIGTIDEFPLNVRIFHAVCLISIVALAYNIPFNYYINLPLISLISAISLIVFATTYYLSRILKKTGIALIIFCVTGNLLFVGNFFLNSGVNGPTDIFFILTMTLMTAIVPVNQYTIWIPVNIIIVATLHWIQFNHPDLIPQTYINNKERYLDLTSAYLSVTGVTVVGYFIIRKNYDAERFIANHRAKMLNVLNDEKNKLFSIVAHDLRSPLSNIQNYLELLSDGDIDDEEALLINKSLLQSTRSTLDMLNNVLVWSKNQMDGLNVELKTLNVHQCLASQLSLFKNIAARKNISLDVFIPQHIQVKGSADLLQLVIRNLVNNAIKFTTEGGRVMVSARTEGANCLLMVKDSGMGQPIKLSDDIFLLTGSSQLGTANEKGVGLGLVLCKEYTAAQNGKIWFHCDSISGTTFFVQLPTASVQEKGAEIPLLANSI, from the coding sequence ATGACCAAGGCAGGCTTTGCAGCCATTCTTAAAAAATGGATTGGTACAATAGATGAATTTCCGCTCAACGTGCGGATTTTTCATGCTGTCTGCCTTATATCTATTGTGGCTTTAGCTTACAACATTCCGTTTAATTATTACATTAATTTACCGCTGATATCTTTAATAAGTGCAATTTCACTTATTGTATTTGCTACTACTTACTACCTGTCGCGTATTTTAAAAAAAACCGGAATAGCGCTGATTATTTTTTGCGTTACCGGCAACCTGTTGTTTGTGGGCAACTTCTTTCTTAACTCAGGTGTAAACGGACCCACAGATATCTTTTTTATACTGACCATGACGTTAATGACGGCTATTGTTCCGGTAAATCAGTATACAATATGGATTCCGGTTAATATTATTATCGTTGCAACGCTGCATTGGATCCAGTTTAACCATCCGGATTTGATACCGCAGACTTATATTAATAACAAAGAACGTTATCTGGATTTAACATCGGCTTACCTGAGTGTAACCGGCGTAACCGTGGTAGGATATTTCATCATCCGCAAAAATTATGATGCCGAAAGATTTATAGCTAACCACCGGGCTAAAATGCTGAATGTGCTGAATGACGAAAAAAACAAGTTATTCTCGATAGTGGCACATGATTTACGCAGCCCATTAAGTAATATTCAAAACTACCTGGAGTTATTGAGCGACGGTGATATTGATGATGAGGAAGCTTTATTGATTAACAAGAGCCTACTGCAATCTACCCGCAGTACTTTAGACATGCTTAATAACGTACTGGTATGGTCTAAAAACCAGATGGACGGGCTCAACGTTGAATTGAAAACACTTAACGTGCATCAATGCCTGGCCTCGCAGCTGTCGTTATTTAAAAACATTGCAGCCCGCAAAAACATCTCTTTAGATGTTTTTATTCCGCAGCATATACAGGTTAAGGGCAGCGCAGATTTATTGCAATTAGTGATACGTAACCTGGTAAATAACGCTATTAAATTTACAACTGAGGGAGGTCGGGTAATGGTAAGCGCCCGTACCGAAGGGGCAAACTGCCTGCTTATGGTAAAAGACAGCGGTATGGGCCAACCTATAAAATTGAGTGATGATATTTTTCTTTTAACCGGGTCATCACAGCTAGGTACTGCCAATGAAAAAGGCGTTGGCTTAGGCCTGGTGCTATGTAAAGAATACACTGCCGCACAAAACGGAAAAATCTGGTTTCATTGTGATAGTATAAGCGGCACTACTTTTTTCGTGCAATTGCCGACAGCTTCTGTACAAGAAAAAGGAGCTGAAATACCCTTGCTAGCTAATAGTATTTAG